From the genome of Yersinia enterocolitica, one region includes:
- a CDS encoding ribonuclease P protein component, whose product MVKLAFPRELRLLTPSHFTFVFQQPQRAGTPQITILGRLNELGHPRIGLTVAKKHVKRAHERNRIKRLTRESFRLHQHTLPSMDFVVLVKKGVADLDNRALTEALEKLWRRHCRQAPAS is encoded by the coding sequence GTGGTTAAGCTAGCATTTCCTAGGGAGTTACGTTTGTTAACTCCCAGTCATTTCACTTTTGTCTTCCAGCAGCCACAACGGGCTGGCACGCCGCAAATCACCATCCTCGGCCGCCTGAACGAGCTGGGGCATCCCCGCATCGGTCTTACCGTCGCCAAAAAACATGTCAAACGTGCTCACGAACGTAACCGGATAAAGCGCCTCACACGCGAAAGCTTCCGTTTGCATCAGCATACGTTACCGTCTATGGATTTTGTCGTTTTGGTGAAAAAGGGTGTGGCTGACCTCGATAACCGTGCGTTGACGGAAGCTTTGGAAAAATTATGGCGTCGCCACTGTCGCCAGGCTCCCGCATCCTGA
- a CDS encoding membrane protein insertion efficiency factor YidD: MASPLSPGSRILIGLIRGYQLVISPLLGPRCRFHPTCSHYGIEALRRFGMIKGSWLTLKRVLKCHPLNPGGDDPVPPKPDDNREH, translated from the coding sequence ATGGCGTCGCCACTGTCGCCAGGCTCCCGCATCCTGATCGGGCTAATCAGGGGCTATCAGCTCGTGATTAGTCCGCTGCTGGGGCCGCGTTGTCGTTTCCATCCGACATGCTCTCATTACGGAATTGAGGCATTGCGCCGGTTTGGGATGATAAAAGGCAGTTGGTTAACACTGAAACGCGTATTAAAATGCCACCCTTTGAACCCAGGTGGCGATGATCCCGTGCCGCCGAAACCCGACGATAACAGAGAACACTAA
- a CDS encoding membrane protein insertase YidC: MDSQRNLLLIALLFVSFMIWQAWQVDNSPQPAAQTTQQTANTATGDKASQAVPGSGQGQLITVKTDVLSLTINTRGGDIEQANLLAYPDALGSDKTFELLETTPAFVYQAQSGLTGKSGPDNPANGERPLFEAPQTSFVLADGQDELRIPLTFTGKDGSVFTKTFVLKRNDYAIGVDYHVKNASAAPLELTLFGQLKQSINLPKHRDTGSNNFALHTYRGAAYSSDDTKYKKYSFSDIEDKNMDITTKGGWVAMLQQYFATAWIPAANETNTFYSSDLGNGLAAIGFKGAPVIIQPGEQKQLGATLWVGPEIQDKMAAIAPHLDLTVDYGWLWFISQPLFKLLKFIHSFVGNWGFSIIVITFIVRGIMYPLTKAQYTSMAKMRLLQPKLAAMRERIGDDKQRMSQEMMALYKAEKVNPLGGCLPLVIQMPIFLALYYMLMSSVELRHAPFILWIHDLSAQDPYYILPILMGITMYFIQKMSPTTVTDPMQQKIMTFMPVIFTVFFLWFPAGLVLYYIVSNLVTILQQQLIYRGLEKRGLHSRDKKKQS; this comes from the coding sequence ATGGATTCGCAACGCAATCTTCTACTCATCGCTCTGCTGTTCGTGTCTTTCATGATCTGGCAAGCCTGGCAAGTGGACAACAGTCCACAACCAGCCGCTCAGACCACGCAACAGACTGCGAATACTGCTACCGGTGATAAAGCAAGCCAGGCTGTGCCCGGCAGTGGTCAGGGTCAACTGATTACTGTAAAAACTGATGTGCTGTCTCTGACCATTAATACCCGTGGTGGTGACATCGAGCAGGCTAACCTGCTGGCTTACCCGGATGCTCTGGGTTCAGATAAAACTTTCGAATTACTGGAAACCACTCCAGCTTTCGTCTATCAGGCGCAAAGCGGTCTGACAGGCAAAAGCGGCCCGGATAATCCAGCTAACGGTGAGCGCCCACTGTTTGAAGCGCCTCAAACCAGCTTTGTATTGGCTGACGGTCAGGATGAACTGCGTATTCCATTGACCTTTACCGGCAAAGATGGCTCCGTTTTCACCAAGACTTTTGTGCTAAAACGTAACGATTACGCCATTGGCGTGGATTATCACGTTAAAAACGCCTCTGCTGCCCCGCTGGAGCTGACGCTGTTTGGTCAGTTGAAGCAAAGCATCAATTTGCCTAAACACCGTGATACCGGCAGCAATAACTTTGCGCTGCACACCTATCGTGGCGCGGCTTACTCTTCTGATGACACTAAATATAAAAAATACAGCTTTAGTGATATCGAAGACAAAAATATGGACATCACCACCAAAGGTGGCTGGGTAGCCATGTTGCAACAGTATTTTGCAACCGCCTGGATCCCGGCAGCTAATGAAACCAACACTTTCTACTCTTCTGATTTGGGTAATGGTCTGGCGGCTATCGGCTTTAAAGGTGCGCCAGTTATTATTCAACCGGGTGAGCAGAAACAGCTGGGTGCTACCTTATGGGTTGGCCCAGAAATTCAGGACAAAATGGCGGCCATTGCGCCACATCTGGACCTGACTGTTGATTATGGTTGGTTATGGTTTATTTCTCAGCCACTGTTCAAACTGTTGAAATTCATTCACAGCTTTGTCGGTAACTGGGGCTTCTCCATCATCGTGATTACCTTTATCGTGCGCGGTATCATGTACCCGCTGACAAAAGCGCAATACACCTCGATGGCGAAAATGCGTTTGCTACAGCCTAAACTGGCTGCCATGCGTGAGCGTATCGGTGACGATAAGCAGCGTATGAGTCAGGAGATGATGGCGCTGTACAAAGCTGAGAAGGTTAACCCGCTGGGTGGCTGCTTACCGCTGGTCATTCAGATGCCAATCTTCCTGGCGTTGTACTACATGTTGATGAGTTCCGTTGAGTTGCGTCATGCGCCGTTCATCCTGTGGATTCATGACCTGTCAGCACAAGACCCGTACTACATTCTGCCGATTCTGATGGGTATCACCATGTACTTCATTCAGAAGATGTCACCAACTACCGTGACGGACCCAATGCAGCAGAAGATAATGACCTTTATGCCAGTTATCTTCACTGTGTTCTTCCTGTGGTTCCCGGCTGGTCTGGTACTGTACTATATCGTCAGTAACCTGGTGACCATCCTGCAACAGCAGTTGATTTATCGTGGTCTGGAAAAACGTGGTTTACATAGCCGCGATAAGAAGAAACAGTCTTAA
- a CDS encoding tRNA uridine-5-carboxymethylaminomethyl(34) synthesis GTPase MnmE has translation MSTTDTIVAQATPPGRGGVGILRVSGRAAADVAQAVLGKLPKPRYADYLPFKDTDGSTLDQGIALYFPGPNSFTGEDVLELQGHGGPVILDLLLKRILALPGLRIARPGEFSERAFLNDKLDLAQAEAIADLIDASSEQAARSAVNSLQGAFSVKIHQLVEALTHLRIYVEAAIDFPDEEIDFLSDGKIEGQLNGVMADLEQVRTEARQGSLLREGMKVVIAGRPNAGKSSLLNALAGREAAIVTDIAGTTRDVLREHIHIDGMPLHIIDTAGLREASDEVERIGIERAWNEIEQADRVLFMVDGTTTDATEPAAIWPEFMARLPSTLPITVVRNKADVTGESLGLTEVNGHSLIRLSARTGEGIDLLRSHLKQSMGFTSNTEGGFLARRRHLQALEAAAQHLVQGHEQLVSAYAGELLAEELRLAQQSLSEITGEFSSDDLLGRIFSSFCIGK, from the coding sequence ATGAGCACCACTGATACTATCGTGGCACAAGCAACCCCGCCAGGCCGTGGTGGTGTTGGTATTTTACGTGTTTCAGGTCGTGCTGCCGCAGACGTGGCGCAGGCGGTTTTGGGCAAATTGCCCAAGCCTCGCTATGCCGATTATCTGCCGTTTAAAGATACTGATGGCAGTACATTAGACCAAGGTATCGCTCTCTACTTCCCCGGCCCCAATTCCTTTACTGGCGAGGACGTGCTGGAACTGCAAGGTCACGGTGGTCCGGTTATACTGGATTTACTGTTAAAACGCATTCTGGCGCTGCCAGGGCTGCGCATTGCCCGTCCGGGTGAGTTTTCTGAACGCGCGTTTTTAAACGACAAGCTGGATTTGGCTCAAGCAGAAGCGATTGCCGACCTGATTGATGCCAGCTCGGAGCAAGCCGCCCGCTCAGCAGTAAATTCATTGCAGGGTGCATTTTCAGTTAAAATCCATCAATTGGTGGAAGCACTTACTCACTTGCGAATCTACGTCGAAGCTGCCATTGACTTCCCAGATGAGGAAATTGACTTCCTTTCTGATGGCAAGATTGAAGGCCAGTTGAACGGTGTGATGGCCGATCTTGAGCAGGTGCGCACTGAAGCACGGCAAGGCAGCTTGTTGCGTGAAGGGATGAAAGTGGTCATTGCCGGCCGCCCAAATGCCGGTAAATCAAGCCTGCTCAATGCGTTAGCGGGCCGTGAAGCTGCAATCGTAACCGATATCGCAGGCACAACTCGTGATGTTTTACGGGAACATATTCATATCGATGGGATGCCATTGCATATCATCGATACTGCTGGCTTACGTGAAGCCAGTGACGAAGTTGAGCGCATTGGCATCGAACGGGCGTGGAATGAGATAGAACAAGCAGATCGCGTACTGTTTATGGTTGATGGTACGACGACTGATGCCACCGAACCGGCCGCTATCTGGCCTGAGTTTATGGCCCGCCTACCATCGACTCTGCCCATCACCGTGGTGCGCAATAAAGCGGATGTCACAGGTGAATCGCTGGGGTTAACCGAAGTGAATGGTCACTCACTTATTCGCTTATCGGCCCGTACCGGCGAAGGTATTGACCTGCTGCGTAGCCATCTTAAGCAGAGTATGGGCTTTACCAGTAACACCGAAGGTGGCTTCCTGGCTCGCCGACGCCATTTGCAAGCGTTGGAAGCCGCTGCCCAGCATTTGGTGCAAGGCCACGAACAGTTAGTAAGCGCTTACGCCGGTGAGTTATTGGCGGAAGAGCTACGTTTAGCACAACAGTCATTGAGTGAAATTACCGGCGAATTCAGCTCAGATGACTTACTGGGGCGCATTTTCTCCAGTTTTTGTATCGGAAAATGA
- a CDS encoding enoyl-[acyl-carrier-protein] reductase FabV (enzyme from Treponema denticola exhibits NADH-dependent trans-2-enoyl-CoA reductase activity), whose protein sequence is MIIKPRVRGFICVTAHPAGCEANVKKQIDYVTAEGPIANGPKRVLVIGASTGYGLAARITAAFGCGADTLGIFFERPGEEGKPATSGWYNSAAFHKFAEQKGLYAKSINGDAFSDEIKRLTIEAIKQDLGQVDQVIYSLASPRRTHPKTGEVFNSTLKPIGHEVKFRGLDTDKEVIKEVVLQPATQTEIDNTVAVMGGEDWQMWIDALLEAGVLAEGAQTTAFTYLGEKITHDIYWNGSIGAAKKDLDQKVLTIRDSLAAHGGGDARVSVLKAVVTQASSAIPMMPLYLSLLFKVMKEKGTHEGCIEQVYSLYKDSLCGEAPHLDADGRLRADYKELAPEIQNQVQALWDQVTNDNIYQLTDFTGYKTEFLNLFGFAVDGVDYDADVNPDVKIPNLIQG, encoded by the coding sequence ATGATTATAAAACCACGTGTACGCGGCTTTATCTGTGTGACTGCTCACCCGGCGGGCTGTGAAGCTAACGTCAAAAAGCAAATCGACTATGTCACAGCAGAAGGCCCAATTGCTAACGGCCCAAAACGAGTATTAGTGATTGGTGCGTCAACTGGATACGGGCTGGCAGCTCGAATCACAGCAGCATTTGGTTGTGGTGCCGATACGCTGGGTATTTTCTTTGAACGCCCAGGAGAAGAAGGTAAACCGGCGACCTCCGGCTGGTACAACAGCGCAGCTTTCCACAAGTTTGCTGAGCAGAAAGGCCTGTATGCGAAAAGCATCAATGGCGATGCTTTCTCCGATGAGATCAAACGACTGACCATCGAGGCTATTAAGCAAGATCTGGGTCAGGTTGATCAGGTTATCTATAGCCTGGCCTCGCCGCGCCGCACTCATCCAAAAACCGGCGAAGTGTTTAACTCCACACTGAAGCCAATCGGCCATGAAGTTAAATTCCGTGGCCTGGATACCGATAAAGAAGTTATCAAAGAAGTTGTGCTGCAACCCGCAACTCAAACCGAGATAGACAACACGGTAGCAGTGATGGGTGGCGAAGACTGGCAGATGTGGATTGATGCACTACTGGAAGCTGGCGTGCTGGCTGAAGGGGCACAAACTACCGCCTTTACTTATCTGGGTGAAAAAATCACTCATGATATCTATTGGAACGGTTCTATTGGCGCAGCCAAAAAGGATCTGGACCAAAAAGTTCTGACTATCCGCGATAGCTTAGCTGCCCATGGCGGCGGTGATGCCCGGGTATCCGTGTTGAAAGCGGTAGTGACTCAGGCAAGTTCCGCTATCCCAATGATGCCACTGTATTTGTCATTACTATTCAAGGTGATGAAAGAAAAAGGCACTCATGAAGGCTGCATCGAGCAAGTTTATTCGCTGTATAAAGACAGCTTGTGTGGTGAGGCACCGCATCTAGACGCCGATGGCCGTTTGCGTGCTGACTACAAAGAACTGGCACCAGAAATTCAAAACCAGGTACAAGCGTTGTGGGATCAAGTCACCAATGACAATATCTACCAATTGACCGACTTTACCGGTTATAAGACTGAGTTCTTAAACCTGTTTGGGTTTGCCGTCGACGGTGTGGATTATGACGCTGACGTAAATCCTGATGTAAAAATCCCTAATCTGATTCAGGGCTAA
- a CDS encoding methionine-binding protein yields the protein MMMRIPSLTIPLFSLIIVTSLNAHSEENKVIKLGFNPGPYKEQFEKGVAPYLINKGYRIEYKDFNDGIQVNNAVSTGEIDGNIMQHPIYLQAINERLRIDNTGIVQVPTPPMGLYSDKYQQSQKDQKPKEGTLISVPNQPSNEYRAALLLQSIGWIKLKEKIDPATFSQKDIAENPYHLVIKEMDNAQQVRALPDVDFGAIQGNFAVSNGIKLSSALQLEKPTTQFVNVVTVAGKNKDAEFAKDIIAGYHSAEFKKYILGNEKYTGYMLPDYLK from the coding sequence ATTATGATGAGAATACCTTCACTGACGATACCTTTATTTAGTTTAATTATTGTTACTTCACTAAATGCCCATAGTGAAGAAAATAAAGTTATCAAATTGGGATTTAATCCTGGCCCTTATAAAGAACAATTTGAAAAAGGTGTAGCCCCTTATCTGATCAACAAAGGCTATCGCATCGAATATAAAGATTTTAATGATGGCATCCAGGTTAATAATGCCGTTAGCACTGGCGAGATTGATGGCAATATCATGCAACACCCTATTTATCTGCAAGCGATAAATGAGCGTCTGCGGATTGATAATACCGGTATTGTTCAGGTCCCAACGCCACCGATGGGACTGTATTCTGATAAATATCAGCAAAGCCAAAAAGACCAAAAACCCAAAGAAGGTACTTTGATTTCAGTCCCTAACCAGCCCTCAAATGAGTACCGCGCAGCACTGTTGTTGCAATCTATCGGCTGGATAAAGCTAAAGGAAAAAATTGATCCAGCGACCTTCTCGCAAAAAGACATAGCAGAAAATCCGTACCATCTGGTGATCAAAGAAATGGATAATGCCCAGCAAGTCAGAGCATTACCCGATGTCGACTTTGGTGCTATTCAGGGTAATTTTGCTGTATCTAACGGTATAAAACTCAGCTCAGCACTGCAACTTGAAAAACCAACCACACAGTTTGTGAATGTGGTAACTGTCGCCGGTAAAAATAAAGATGCAGAATTTGCCAAGGATATTATTGCGGGATACCACTCGGCGGAGTTCAAAAAATACATTCTAGGAAATGAGAAATACACCGGTTATATGCTGCCTGATTATCTTAAGTAA
- a CDS encoding methionine ABC transporter ATP-binding protein: MIELQHISKTFERKGVKLQALNNVSLTIEDGDIFGIIGYSGAGKSTLLRMVNSLESPTSGDVIIDGNNLHDFSHEQLRLLKKNIGMIFQNFNLLESKTVFKNVAMPLILLGKNKKFIQERVAELLDFVGLGDKSHSFPNELSGGQKQRVGIARALATNPSILLCDEATSSLDPQTTAQILLLLKKINQQYNITVLLITHEMSVIQKICNKVAVMENGQIIEQGSVLTVFGHPTHPTTLNFVRTVIKDSLPDSVRKLLDSSHAGRQFRLAFMGAIATQPVINQLIRQYDVGVNILFANMSEIQDTTLCHMVLLLSGDNNLIDSAVTHLAGTGIDIQEIH; encoded by the coding sequence ATGATTGAACTTCAGCATATTTCTAAAACCTTTGAACGTAAAGGTGTAAAGCTACAAGCGCTTAATAATGTTAGTTTAACCATCGAAGATGGCGATATATTTGGCATTATCGGTTATAGCGGTGCAGGGAAAAGCACCTTATTACGAATGGTAAACTCATTGGAAAGTCCAACATCCGGTGATGTGATTATTGATGGTAATAATCTACATGATTTTAGTCATGAGCAACTCAGGCTACTTAAAAAAAACATCGGAATGATATTCCAGAATTTTAACTTACTGGAGTCAAAAACTGTTTTTAAGAATGTAGCTATGCCGCTCATCTTATTAGGTAAAAATAAAAAATTCATTCAGGAGCGCGTCGCTGAATTGCTGGATTTTGTTGGGTTAGGTGATAAGAGCCATAGTTTTCCTAATGAATTATCGGGGGGGCAGAAGCAGCGGGTAGGTATTGCTCGTGCTCTGGCAACCAATCCATCAATTCTGCTGTGTGATGAGGCCACATCGTCACTGGATCCACAAACTACCGCCCAGATTTTATTATTACTGAAGAAAATTAATCAGCAATACAATATTACAGTGTTGCTGATTACCCATGAAATGTCCGTCATTCAAAAAATCTGTAATAAGGTCGCGGTTATGGAAAACGGCCAAATAATTGAGCAGGGTTCGGTATTAACGGTTTTTGGCCACCCCACTCACCCCACAACCCTTAATTTCGTCCGCACCGTGATCAAGGACAGCCTGCCCGATAGTGTGAGAAAACTGTTAGATAGCAGTCATGCTGGCCGCCAATTTCGTTTAGCATTTATGGGGGCGATTGCGACGCAACCGGTGATAAATCAACTTATCAGGCAATATGATGTGGGCGTGAATATTCTATTTGCCAACATGTCGGAGATACAAGACACCACATTGTGTCATATGGTGCTGCTGTTAAGCGGTGACAACAACCTCATTGATAGTGCCGTCACGCACCTGGCTGGAACAGGAATTGATATACAGGAAATACATTAA
- a CDS encoding ABC transporter permease yields MIETAITLDQFVQALHDTLVMVSISLVIGSLIGIPLGILLVVTRPGGLINNRTFYNILNPLINIIRSLPFIILMVAIIPLTRLIVNTTIGTPGAIVPLIIFIAPYIGRLVENSLLDVNPGILEAAKSMGATPLQAIWYFLLPEALSSLILALTTATIGLIGATAMAGTVGGGGIGDLAITYGYQRFDTFVTVTTAIVLIITVQLIQSLGNLFASKIRRE; encoded by the coding sequence ATGATCGAAACCGCAATTACGTTGGACCAATTTGTCCAGGCGCTACACGACACACTGGTTATGGTCAGTATTTCATTGGTGATCGGTTCTCTTATTGGTATCCCACTGGGAATCTTATTGGTGGTAACCCGGCCCGGAGGGCTAATTAACAATCGCACTTTTTATAATATTCTTAACCCATTGATTAATATCATCCGATCACTGCCCTTTATTATTTTGATGGTAGCGATTATCCCACTTACCCGCTTGATCGTGAATACCACTATCGGAACACCAGGAGCCATCGTGCCATTGATTATTTTTATCGCACCTTATATTGGCCGATTAGTAGAAAATTCATTATTGGATGTTAACCCCGGAATTCTCGAGGCAGCAAAATCGATGGGTGCCACGCCCCTTCAGGCGATTTGGTATTTTCTATTACCCGAAGCACTGTCATCTTTGATATTGGCACTGACCACAGCCACCATTGGCTTGATTGGTGCTACCGCCATGGCAGGTACTGTCGGCGGCGGTGGGATTGGTGATCTGGCTATAACCTATGGCTATCAGCGCTTTGATACGTTCGTAACTGTCACTACCGCGATTGTATTGATTATTACGGTACAGCTCATCCAATCGCTGGGTAATTTATTTGCCAGTAAAATTCGCCGTGAGTGA
- a CDS encoding methyl-accepting chemotaxis protein, with protein sequence MLKTTQARFTLLVSAFFILLLIITVVVIQLFVTPQLKQSESTIVGNSVDQIATAITAQMNKVEAQARSITQAVAIMDSNTIDQLLPGLVDQYGDSNVFGGGIWPLPNKREQGVTKFSTFFARNGENKLTVNTHWNSPESQNYFEQPWYKDGLNAPKGFCAWAKAYQDDASPQPRTNCAMAIYKGDEAYGVSTIDVTLGFFNRLVKEMEQKVNGTILIVEADGKIVGSSALADGKAELKNLSDFAANSPMAAETQRLLPQLKDQKALESEFDVDGTSHTLFIRPIANSPWYLVTDLPTSLLVKQSHAILLHLGLVQIPIMLLLLLFLVFSIRVFMKRLAALKENITALSAGGADLTQRLPESNSPEFNAINQSFNNFIDYLQQMMRQVGESSLAIASASRQIASGNLDLSARTEDQASSIEQTAASMDELTSTVKQNADNASHANQLARDASTVAVKGGKVVKQVVDTMGSINHSSKKIVDIISVIDSIAFQTNILALNAAVEAARAGEQGRGFAVVASEVRNLAQRSATSAREIKKLIEDSVADIAIGTGLVADAGTTMDDLMSGVSNVAALMNEIMSSSQEQSLGIEQVNLAINQLDNSTQQNAALVQQVAAAAQAMQDQTLQLESVISGFKV encoded by the coding sequence ATGCTAAAAACCACTCAAGCCCGCTTTACCTTACTCGTCAGTGCGTTTTTTATTTTATTACTGATAATCACCGTGGTGGTTATTCAGCTTTTTGTGACACCACAACTCAAACAATCTGAAAGTACCATTGTCGGTAATAGCGTTGACCAAATTGCGACGGCAATCACGGCGCAAATGAACAAAGTGGAAGCGCAAGCCCGCAGCATTACACAGGCTGTTGCCATTATGGACAGCAATACCATTGATCAACTATTACCGGGGCTGGTGGATCAGTACGGCGACAGTAATGTGTTTGGTGGTGGCATTTGGCCATTACCTAATAAACGTGAGCAAGGGGTGACTAAGTTCAGCACTTTCTTTGCCCGTAATGGAGAAAATAAGTTAACGGTCAACACCCATTGGAATTCACCAGAATCACAAAATTATTTTGAGCAACCATGGTACAAAGATGGCTTAAATGCGCCTAAAGGCTTCTGCGCGTGGGCTAAGGCCTACCAGGATGATGCCAGCCCACAGCCAAGAACCAACTGCGCGATGGCAATTTATAAAGGTGACGAGGCCTACGGTGTTTCAACCATTGACGTTACTTTAGGTTTCTTTAACCGTTTGGTTAAAGAAATGGAACAGAAAGTGAATGGCACTATTCTGATTGTCGAAGCTGATGGCAAGATTGTCGGCAGCAGTGCTCTGGCGGATGGCAAAGCCGAATTAAAAAATCTGTCTGACTTTGCGGCCAACTCGCCGATGGCGGCTGAAACCCAGCGGTTATTGCCGCAGTTAAAAGATCAAAAAGCACTGGAGAGTGAATTTGATGTCGACGGTACCTCTCACACCCTGTTTATTCGCCCGATCGCCAATAGCCCGTGGTATTTGGTTACTGACTTACCAACCAGTTTATTGGTGAAACAGAGCCACGCCATCCTGTTGCATCTGGGGTTAGTACAGATTCCAATTATGCTGTTATTGCTCTTGTTCCTGGTGTTTTCTATCCGCGTCTTTATGAAACGCTTAGCGGCTTTGAAAGAGAATATCACTGCATTATCGGCGGGAGGGGCTGATTTGACGCAGCGCTTACCGGAAAGCAATAGCCCAGAATTCAATGCAATTAACCAAAGTTTCAACAATTTTATCGACTATTTACAGCAAATGATGCGGCAAGTCGGTGAAAGTAGCCTAGCTATTGCCTCAGCATCGCGCCAGATAGCTAGCGGTAATCTGGACTTATCCGCCCGTACTGAAGATCAGGCCAGTTCAATTGAACAAACCGCAGCCTCAATGGATGAACTTACCAGCACGGTGAAACAAAATGCGGATAACGCCAGTCACGCCAACCAATTGGCGAGAGATGCTTCTACTGTTGCGGTGAAAGGTGGCAAGGTGGTGAAACAGGTGGTGGATACCATGGGTTCAATCAATCATTCATCGAAGAAAATAGTCGATATCATTAGTGTGATTGACAGTATCGCCTTCCAAACCAATATATTGGCACTTAATGCGGCGGTAGAAGCAGCAAGAGCGGGTGAACAAGGCCGTGGTTTTGCGGTGGTGGCATCAGAAGTGCGTAATCTGGCGCAGCGTTCAGCGACATCTGCTCGTGAGATTAAAAAACTGATCGAGGACTCGGTGGCTGATATTGCCATTGGTACTGGCTTGGTGGCTGACGCGGGAACCACTATGGATGATTTAATGAGCGGGGTGTCCAATGTGGCGGCATTAATGAATGAAATCATGTCATCCAGTCAGGAACAAAGTTTGGGTATCGAACAGGTTAATCTGGCAATCAATCAGTTGGATAATTCAACACAGCAAAATGCGGCGCTAGTGCAACAAGTTGCTGCTGCGGCTCAGGCGATGCAGGATCAAACTTTACAGTTGGAGAGTGTGATTAGCGGCTTTAAAGTTTAA
- a CDS encoding NAD(P)H-dependent oxidoreductase: MPQQSLKIVTLLGSLRNGSYNAMVARALPKLAPSGVTIEALPSIRDIPLYDADVQQEDGFPATVQAIAEQIRQADGVIIVTPEYNYSVPGGLKNAIDWLSRLPNQPLAGKPVAIQTSSMGPVGGARCQYHLRQILVFLDAMVMNKPEFMGGVIQSKVDEHAKALIDQGTLDFLTSQLAAFATYIDRVRVK, encoded by the coding sequence ATGCCACAGCAATCCCTTAAAATTGTTACCCTACTGGGTAGCCTGCGTAATGGTTCTTACAATGCGATGGTAGCCCGCGCACTGCCTAAATTAGCGCCTTCAGGCGTCACCATTGAAGCACTGCCTTCTATTCGTGATATTCCGCTTTATGATGCTGATGTTCAGCAGGAAGACGGCTTCCCGGCTACAGTTCAAGCTATTGCTGAGCAGATTCGTCAAGCTGATGGGGTTATCATCGTCACACCGGAATATAACTATTCGGTGCCAGGTGGATTGAAGAATGCGATCGACTGGTTGTCTCGCTTGCCAAACCAACCACTGGCAGGCAAGCCAGTTGCTATTCAAACCAGCTCAATGGGGCCGGTGGGTGGAGCACGTTGCCAGTATCACTTACGTCAGATCCTGGTTTTCCTTGATGCGATGGTGATGAATAAGCCTGAATTTATGGGTGGCGTGATTCAAAGCAAAGTGGATGAGCATGCCAAGGCGTTGATTGATCAAGGAACGCTGGATTTCCTTACCAGCCAACTAGCAGCCTTTGCGACCTATATTGATCGTGTCCGCGTGAAGTAA